In one Zymobacter palmae genomic region, the following are encoded:
- a CDS encoding methyl-accepting chemotaxis protein, translated as MNASNMKISTRLISTFAILLALMIGLAGLTFVRMSSVESQTTNIAERRLPSTQLLGDLRSYALSLRLNELKYTYSMPLAEKQALEKSMQTTIDKFNVAIDQYKDMLDDDSKYLGERLDKSWDNISAFHAQIITMTHEGKSEEVDRLLLGKGSELRQTIEDVLTELTQRELTWSKEATIATRKDFSLSFHLLWAGCLLAVIFAAIASWFLIRYLLDAFRQAIAAARRIASGDLVNQVEGRELTNEVGQLLNAMDEMRSSLSFTVAAVRQNADGVAAGSEQISRGNADLSSRTEQQAAALEETASAMDELSATIKQNTDNAMNADRLAQDASKVANDGGDIVKRVVTRMHDINEGANRVVEVISLLDSIAFQTNLLALNASVEAARAGEQGRGFAVVASEVRNLAQRSAEASREIGGLITESVNSIRSGTELANEAGTTIEEVVSTVNNLKDIMGEISSASYEQNQGVTQVGTAVTQMDQTTQQNAALVEESAAAAASLYEQARKLQETVQVFRVQDA; from the coding sequence ATGAATGCCAGCAATATGAAAATATCCACTCGCTTGATATCGACGTTTGCAATTCTGCTTGCGCTGATGATTGGACTTGCCGGTCTAACGTTCGTTCGCATGAGTAGCGTTGAAAGCCAGACCACCAATATTGCAGAAAGACGCCTGCCCAGCACTCAGCTGCTCGGCGATCTGCGTAGCTATGCCCTGAGCCTTCGCCTCAACGAACTCAAGTACACCTATTCCATGCCTCTCGCTGAGAAGCAGGCACTGGAAAAGAGCATGCAGACCACTATCGACAAGTTCAATGTGGCGATCGATCAGTACAAAGACATGCTGGATGATGACAGCAAGTATCTGGGCGAGCGTCTCGATAAGTCTTGGGACAACATCAGCGCCTTCCATGCTCAGATCATCACCATGACGCATGAAGGCAAAAGTGAAGAAGTGGATCGTTTGCTGCTGGGCAAAGGTAGCGAACTGCGCCAGACCATTGAAGATGTGCTGACCGAGCTTACCCAACGCGAACTGACATGGTCCAAAGAAGCCACGATTGCTACACGCAAGGACTTCTCGCTGTCCTTCCACCTGCTGTGGGCGGGCTGCCTGCTGGCGGTCATCTTTGCCGCTATCGCAAGCTGGTTCCTGATCCGCTATCTGCTGGATGCCTTCCGTCAAGCCATCGCAGCAGCACGTCGTATTGCCTCTGGCGATCTGGTCAACCAGGTAGAAGGGCGTGAACTTACCAACGAAGTGGGTCAGCTGCTGAATGCGATGGATGAAATGCGTTCGTCACTGTCCTTCACGGTTGCGGCCGTCCGTCAGAACGCTGATGGTGTAGCCGCGGGCAGCGAGCAGATCTCGCGCGGCAACGCCGACCTGTCTTCTCGCACGGAACAGCAGGCAGCGGCACTGGAAGAAACGGCCTCTGCGATGGATGAGCTGAGCGCGACCATCAAGCAGAACACCGACAACGCCATGAATGCCGATCGCTTGGCACAGGATGCTTCCAAGGTTGCCAATGACGGCGGTGATATCGTCAAACGCGTTGTAACGCGCATGCACGATATCAACGAAGGCGCAAACCGCGTCGTCGAAGTGATCTCGCTGCTGGACAGCATTGCCTTCCAGACCAACCTGCTGGCACTCAACGCGTCCGTCGAAGCGGCACGTGCCGGTGAACAGGGTCGTGGCTTTGCCGTCGTCGCTTCCGAAGTGCGCAATCTGGCCCAGCGCAGTGCTGAAGCCTCTCGCGAGATCGGCGGTCTGATCACCGAAAGTGTCAACAGCATCCGTTCGGGTACGGAACTGGCCAACGAAGCCGGTACGACCATTGAAGAAGTCGTCAGTACGGTAAACAACCTGAAAGACATCATGGGCGAGATCAGCTCTGCCAGTTACGAACAGAACCAAGGGGTAACGCAGGTTGGTACGGCGGTCACCCAGATGGACCAGACAACACAGCAGAACGCCGCGCTGGTAGAAGAAAGTGCAGCGGCAGCAGCAAGCCTGTACGAGCAGGCACGCAAACTGCAGGAAACCGTACAGGTCTTCCGTGTGCAGGACGCGTAA